GCTGCGTTTCCTCAGCAATCGTCTGCAGATCTCCCTGGTCTGCTTCGGCGTTAACGAGGCGCGCGAGGCGATCGGTGGCGACGTCCAGCTTGCACGCCGGTTTGAGCAGTTCACCTTGAGCAGGTGGGCGGCGAACGAGCAGTTCGAGACGCTGGTGGCATCGATCCTGCGCAATACGCCGCTGCGTCGACCCTCGGTGCTCACGCCGAAATCACTGCGACGGATTCTGCAGATAACCGAGGGCATCACCGCCAGCATCTTCCACATGATCAACGACCTCGCGGTTGACGCCATCGAACGCGGCCAAGAGCATATTGCAGACGAATCTGTCGAAAACTGGGAGCCGGAGTTCGAGGCCGAGGCGGCGTTCGCATGACGGAGACCGCGCCGCCACGGCAGTTGCCAGTGAGATTGCCGCCCTACCCTGACGAGCTTCTGTCGTCTTGGATCAGTCGCCATGCCGCCTTCTACGCGGTTCCGCCGCTCGTCATGCTCCAGCATTGCCTGCCGGAGGCCTCCTCATTGCGAGCAGTCGATCTCCATCTGAGCGGCGATCAGGAAGTCCGCCTCGCCAGTATTTTCGCCGCCAAACCGGCTGTTTTACGTCGAATGACCTTCATCAATGTGCCGAAGTCGTCGCATCGACTAATCGCCGCGAGGCCGGCACAGACCTGTGCACGTTGCAGCCCCGGTAGCGCGGAACCAGCGCCAATCCTGCGAAACCAGCTGCTGGGGTGGCGGATTACCTGCGTACATTGCGGAACACTACTACGAGGGTTCGGAAAAGGTGAACTTCGCTCCCCTTTCCGGCAAAATCACCGTGCGGCTCTGCGGGGTGAAAAGCTGCTCGACGACGAAGCCGAACGCGGCATTCGAACCTGGACATCGGCGACCGAAATCGCCCGGCTTCTGTTGATGCGGCGAGTGATCTGGCCCCTACCGCGCGAGCACGAGCTTTGGCGCTACCGGGTGCTCGGCGCCATCATTCCCGATCTCGACCATGTCGTTGCCGAGCAATTGCAGAATCTGCCCACACCTGCAAAGCCGATCCTGCCGCTCGATATGCGGCCGGCTCTGCTGGCCGGCGTTGCCATCGTCGAGCGCGCCGGCCCGGAAATGCTCCGGATGCTGCGTGGGCACATGATGGGCGACAACCGGGCCCGATTCTCTGACGCCGCAGAGAACATGATAGCTCAAGCCGGCACGCTGCGAGCTTCTAGGCAAATGCAGTTAATTTGAGAATCTGGCTGCAGGAATTCTCACGATTAAGTGCCTAACCCGGGCAAAACCACCGCATTCTTGCATTTAAATGCCAAGCGACAGCTTTCAAGGTTCGGCTCGTGGCCGAGACATTGGTGCCGGGGACGAATGTCTCGGCGATCGCGCGGCGGGAAGGCATCGCGCCGTCGCAGCTGTTCGGCTGGCGCCGCCAGGCGATCCGCAACGGAACCGTGACCCCGCCCGAGACTGAGGGAGGTCCGCGTTTCGTCGAGGTCGACACCGCCGGGTCTTCCATGATCGAGATCGTCCTGGAAGGTGCGGTGGTGCGCGTCGGGTCGGACGTGCCGGAAGCGCATTTGCGGCGGGTGATCCGGGCGCTGCGATCGGCATGATTCCGAGCGGCACGAAGGTGTTCCTGGCGAGCCACCCGGTCGACTTCCGCAAGGGGCCGGACGGCTTGATGGCGCTGGTTCGCGATGCTGGTGCCGATCCCTTCAACGGGGCTCTCTATGTCTTCCGCGCCAAGCGGGCCGACAGGATCAAGATCGTCTGGTGGGACGGCAGCGGACTTTGCCTCTTTGCCAAGCGACTGGAGAAGGCGCAGTTCTGCTGGCCGCGGATCGGTCACAGCCGGGTGCAACTCAATCAGGCGCAACTGCTGGCATTAGTCGACGGGCTGGACTGGAAAAGGGTTCGCCCGGTGCTGGTGAAGCGGCCGCAATCGGCCGGCTGAACACGCTGCGGCAGAGTGAATCAGCGGGCCGAATGAGCAGGCATTTTGCGGCAGAATATGCTTTGTTCGGCCATGTCCCCGGTTCCTGCAGATCTCCCCGATGACGTGGATGCGCTCAAGGCGATGATCCTCGCCATGGCGCAGAAATCGGCTGCGGCCGACGCCGAGATCGCGGACCTGAAGGCGCGCAATGCGACTGCCGACGAGCGCATCGAGCGGCTGACATCGATCATCAGGATGCTGGAGCGGGCGCGCTACGGCAAACGCTCCGAGAAGCTCAGGCTCGATCCGCTGAATGAGGAGCAACAGGCCTTCGTCTTCGACGAGATCGAAACCGGGCTTGCGGCGATCCAGGCGGAACAGGACAAGAGCAAGACCAGGGCCGAGCGTTCCCGACCGCCGCGACTGCGCAAGGGCTTTGCGGCTCATCTGGAGCGGATCGAGGTGGTGATCGAGCCGGAGGTTCCGGCCGGCTGCGAAGGGCTCGAGAGGGTCAGAATCGGCGAGGACGTCAGCGAACGCCTCGACGTCACGCCGGCGAAGTTCCGGGTGATTGTCACGCGCCGGCCCAAATATGCCTATCGCGGCCGCGACGGCGTTATCCAGGCTCCGGCTCCGGCCTGCCTGATCGAAGCTGGCATTGCGACCGAGGCACTTCTGGCGCAGATCGCCGTCGCCAAATATGCCGACGGACTGCCGCTCTATCGCCAGGAAGCCATCTATGCCCGCGACGGGGTCGAACTCGATCGCTCGCTGATGGCCCAGTGGATGGGCCGTATCGGCTTCGAACTCGACCCCTTGGCCGACGCCATCCTTGCCCGCATCAAGCAGGGCGAGCGCATCTTCGCCGACGAGACGACGCTGCCGACCCTGGCGCCTGGATCGGGCAAGGTGAAGACCGCATGGCTGTGGGCCTATGCCCGCGACGACACGCCCTTCGGCGGGAGCGCGCCGCCGATGGTTGCCTACCGCTTCGAGGACAGCCGCGGCGGTGATTGCGTCGCGCGTCACCTGGCAGGCTATCGCGGCATTCTGCAGGTTGACGGCTATGCCGCCTACAATCGGCTTGCCAAGGCCGAGGGCGCAAATGACGCTGTCATGCTCGCGGGGTGCTGGAGCCATGTCCGCCGGAAGTTCTTCGAGCTTCATGCCAATGAGAGTTCGCCCTTTGCCACGCGCACGGTCGAGGCCATGGCGCCGCTCTGGCAGATCGAAGAGGACATACGCGGACAAGGGCCCGACCAGCGCTGCGCGGTCCGCCAGGAACGTTCGCTCGCCATCGTGCACGATCTCTTCGCAGCCTGGGAACGCGAGTTGCCCCGCCTGTCGGGAAAATCGAAGCTTGCCGAGGCGATCCGCTATGCCATCGGTCGCCGAACGGCGCTGGAGCGCTTCATCGCCGACGGACGCATCGAGATCGACTCCAACATCGTCGAGCGGACAATCCGGCCCCATGCCATCACAAGAAAGAACGCGCTCTTTGCCGGTTCCGACGGCGGTGGCAAGACGTGGGCGACCATCACGACTATGCTGACGACAGCGAAGCTCAACGGCGTCGATCCCCATGCCTGGCTGCAGCTCACCCTCGAGCGCCTTGCAGCCGGCTGGCCCAATCACGACATAGACGCCCTCATGCCTTGGAACTATCCAACCCGCACCTGAACGGCCTCAGCTTCGCGCTTACGAAAGGTCGAATGTCCTGCTAGTCCAGCCGGAGGATCCCGGCGCCGGCACGGCCGGCGCCGCCAGGATCAGCCGGTCGTCCATGTCTGCTGCTTCGACGCGCTGGCGTACTGCACAAAGCCGGGCTCGACCTGCCGAACCGAGGCATAGTGGGAGTTCGCAGCGCGCGGCGGTCTGGTCCGTAAGAAGTTTCGCTGGGGCAATGCAACAACCCCGAACGGCCGACCCGCGATGAACACTTGGCAGGGCCCCTTCCCGGTCCAGAACACGGCAGAGGACGGCTTTCTCGTGACCGCGACCGTCACCGCCTTCCAGCCCGATGGCTTCGGGCTTTACAATACCTGCGGCAACGTCTGGGAATGGGCGCGCGATCTTTACGCGCCGCATCCGCCGTGTCCGTTCCCCCTGCGCGATCGTCCGGCTCCTTGCAGGGCGTCGCCTGTGTCCGGCGCGGCGGATCCTATCTCTGTCACGTCAGCTACTGCGACCGATATCACGTCCACTCACGCACCCGGACGACCCCGACAGTTCGACCGGCACCGAGTTGCCTTGGACCAGGGCTCTGATGATGTGGCCGCCTCCCGACGTCATCGATGACTCCACAAAGCCGACCGAATCCATACCGCCGAGGCTTGCGGGACCGCTCATCCAGCCGCTCGAGCCCAGGGCGGAAACCGGCACAATCATGTGCCTAGAGGCAATACGGGCCTATCGCCAGGGTAAGCGTCCGGACGCGCGCACCGAACAGGAATTGACGAAGGATCCGGGAACAATCGTGAACACGACATAAACAGCGGCAACGCGACAATGGCCATGATCGTCGCGCTGATCGGCGATCGACGAAAATCTGCAGGCCGTCTCGGGAGATCAGCAGCGACCTGCGGAAGTTGTTCTCCAGGACAGGACCAAGAATCATGCCGATAATGATCGGCGCCAACGGGTAGTTCGCGCGGCGCAGCAGGTGGTCGAGGCGGAGGAGGCCCAGATCGGCGTGCTTGAACGACAGATCGCCACGCTTGACGCACAGATCGAATCATTGACCGCGCAGATCGAACAGAAGCGCATCGACCTGGCGAAGCGCGAAATCCGAGCGAACTTCGACGGCGTGATCGACAGCACCTTCGTTGACGCCGGTGAATTTGTCTCGCCCGGCACCAGGCTGCTTATATCAGATCGATCGCGCAGGCTGATCGCCAGCCCCTTCAAACGCGGGACACCGCGGTCCCCACCTTATGCTTATCCTGCTCGCGAGCGCTTACGACCAGAAGCTGTGACGCCCCACGCGAGGAGGGCCAGTTTACCTCCTTCTCTATCCGCCCGCTAACGGACTTCGTAGGTTACTCTGAAACCCACATTGCTGGCCGCGCTGTCGGGCGAGAGTGCCATACGGGCGGCGATCCGATAGCGATAGCAGTAACTCGCATGGCAAAGGAAAGAGCCGCCTTTCAGAACCTTTTCCGAACGGGCAAGTGCCTGCGCATTGCGTTCCTTGGCGCGCCTGGATATTGAACGCAGCCGGAAAGCATCTTTCGTCCATTCCCAGACATTGCCGCACATGTTGTAGAATCCCAAGTCATTGGGCTCAAAACTCCTGACTGGCGCGGTGCGCTCATAACCATCACAGACGGTATTTGCTTCAGGAAATCGGCCCTGCCAGATATTACAAAAAATGGTCGTGTCATCCGGCTCCTTGTCTCCCCAGGGGAAGCGCCGGCGCAGGCTCCCACCCCGCGCCGCATGTTCCCATTCAGCTTCGCTCGGCAAGCGCCCGCCAACCCAGGTGGCAAAAGCAATGGCGTCGTTCCATGAGACTTGTGTCACTGGATGATCCTGGCGTTCGTCGACGCAACTTCCCGGTCCTTCAGGTTGTCGCCAGCAAGCACCGTCCACCCGATGCCACCATGGCAGTTCTGCTCCGGCAGCTCGGGCCGCCTTGAGATGATCGGCGTCGCCAAAAAACACAGCCGACCAACCGAAACGCTCGGCCTCTGTGACATAGCCGGTCGCCTCGATGAATTCAGCAAACCGTCTCACGGTTACCGTTTCGGCCTCCAGTGCGAAATCGGTAAGTACTACGGCACGCTCGGGCCCTTCCCCATCCTCAGGTATTTTCGGTGCATTCGTCCCGACAAAACTCCTGCCACCGCAAACGCGGATTACGTTTGCGGGTCGCCCGGGGGGAAACGAGGAAGTACCACCTTTCTGCTCTGCCGACGTGGCATTTACATGCCGCTGCGGCAGAGCACAGCAGTTGCGCTTCGTGTCCGTTGCGTACGCTCGGACAGTTTCCTTCCTGTGGCTGATTGGAATGTTCATGAGCTACTCATTCGATCGATACGTAGATCAACGCCTTTCGATAGCTGACCGGGAATCGGAAGAGCTTAGCTCAGCCAAGTGGCTAGGCAAAGGTCGATCATTGCTTCCGAGGGCACCATCTTGGCCCAGTGACCTCATAGCTGTTGAAAAACGACAACGCACGGAACATCCCAGCAACACCGGCTAAAGGTCCGAGTTAGGATGGCGCTGATGAGGACTCAAACGAGGGCGCGCCAATGGACCGGACCTGGAGCAGACAGGAACTCGCGGAACATTGGAGCCTTGGGTTTGAAGAGCTGGCGCGGATCAAGGCCAAATCGGAGACTTTGCGGCTCGGCTTCGCGGCGCAGTTGAAATTCTACCAGTTGGCGGGGCGGTTTCCGGCATCGGCGGCAGAGGTTCCCGATGCGGCAGGATGCTACCTTGGCGATCAGCTTGGGCGCCCTGTGGCGGAACTGGCCGATTATGATTGGTCAGG
This region of Chelativorans sp. AA-79 genomic DNA includes:
- a CDS encoding TniQ family protein; the encoded protein is MTETAPPRQLPVRLPPYPDELLSSWISRHAAFYAVPPLVMLQHCLPEASSLRAVDLHLSGDQEVRLASIFAAKPAVLRRMTFINVPKSSHRLIAARPAQTCARCSPGSAEPAPILRNQLLGWRITCVHCGTLLRGFGKGELRSPFRQNHRAALRGEKLLDDEAERGIRTWTSATEIARLLLMRRVIWPLPREHELWRYRVLGAIIPDLDHVVAEQLQNLPTPAKPILPLDMRPALLAGVAIVERAGPEMLRMLRGHMMGDNRARFSDAAENMIAQAGTLRASRQMQLI
- a CDS encoding transposase, with the protein product MAETLVPGTNVSAIARREGIAPSQLFGWRRQAIRNGTVTPPETEGGPRFVEVDTAGSSMIEIVLEGAVVRVGSDVPEAHLRRVIRALRSA
- the tnpB gene encoding IS66 family insertion sequence element accessory protein TnpB (TnpB, as the term is used for proteins encoded by IS66 family insertion elements, is considered an accessory protein, since TnpC, encoded by a neighboring gene, is a DDE family transposase.) is translated as MIPSGTKVFLASHPVDFRKGPDGLMALVRDAGADPFNGALYVFRAKRADRIKIVWWDGSGLCLFAKRLEKAQFCWPRIGHSRVQLNQAQLLALVDGLDWKRVRPVLVKRPQSAG
- a CDS encoding IS66 family transposase, whose amino-acid sequence is MSPVPADLPDDVDALKAMILAMAQKSAAADAEIADLKARNATADERIERLTSIIRMLERARYGKRSEKLRLDPLNEEQQAFVFDEIETGLAAIQAEQDKSKTRAERSRPPRLRKGFAAHLERIEVVIEPEVPAGCEGLERVRIGEDVSERLDVTPAKFRVIVTRRPKYAYRGRDGVIQAPAPACLIEAGIATEALLAQIAVAKYADGLPLYRQEAIYARDGVELDRSLMAQWMGRIGFELDPLADAILARIKQGERIFADETTLPTLAPGSGKVKTAWLWAYARDDTPFGGSAPPMVAYRFEDSRGGDCVARHLAGYRGILQVDGYAAYNRLAKAEGANDAVMLAGCWSHVRRKFFELHANESSPFATRTVEAMAPLWQIEEDIRGQGPDQRCAVRQERSLAIVHDLFAAWERELPRLSGKSKLAEAIRYAIGRRTALERFIADGRIEIDSNIVERTIRPHAITRKNALFAGSDGGGKTWATITTMLTTAKLNGVDPHAWLQLTLERLAAGWPNHDIDALMPWNYPTRT
- a CDS encoding SUMF1/EgtB/PvdO family nonheme iron enzyme — protein: MVRKKFRWGNATTPNGRPAMNTWQGPFPVQNTAEDGFLVTATVTAFQPDGFGLYNTCGNVWEWARDLYAPHPPCPFPLRDRPAPCRASPVSGAADPISVTSATATDITSTHAPGRPRQFDRHRVALDQGSDDVAASRRHR
- a CDS encoding formylglycine-generating enzyme family protein → MNIPISHRKETVRAYATDTKRNCCALPQRHVNATSAEQKGGTSSFPPGRPANVIRVCGGRSFVGTNAPKIPEDGEGPERAVVLTDFALEAETVTVRRFAEFIEATGYVTEAERFGWSAVFFGDADHLKAARAAGAELPWWHRVDGACWRQPEGPGSCVDERQDHPVTQVSWNDAIAFATWVGGRLPSEAEWEHAARGGSLRRRFPWGDKEPDDTTIFCNIWQGRFPEANTVCDGYERTAPVRSFEPNDLGFYNMCGNVWEWTKDAFRLRSISRRAKERNAQALARSEKVLKGGSFLCHASYCYRYRIAARMALSPDSAASNVGFRVTYEVR
- a CDS encoding DUF4158 domain-containing protein, whose protein sequence is MDRTWSRQELAEHWSLGFEELARIKAKSETLRLGFAAQLKFYQLAGRFPASAAEVPDAAGCYLGDQLGRPVAELADYDWSGRNGQRHRAEIQDFLGTGTLEAVDLEALRHWLETEVCPSGAALEATIEPIDRWLLGPQDSAAK